The following are encoded together in the Bradyrhizobium genosp. L genome:
- a CDS encoding thymidylate synthase encodes MNQYHDLLERILADGAEKHDRTGTGTLSIFGHQMRFNLSAGFPMLTTKRLPLKAIVHELLWFLAGDTNIKYLNDNGVTIWDEWADANGDLGPVYGSQWRSWPAPDGRSIDQIAGLIEMIRKNPDSRRLIVSAWNPAEVDKMALPPCHCLFQFYVANGKLSCQLYQRSGDVFLGVPFNIASYALLTMMVAQVTGLKPGDFVHSLGDAHLYSNHLDQARLQLTRPTRPLPTMAINPEVKDIFAFRYEDFKLEGYDPHPHIKAAVAV; translated from the coding sequence ATGAACCAGTATCACGACCTGCTCGAACGCATCCTCGCCGACGGCGCCGAGAAGCACGACCGCACCGGCACCGGCACGCTGTCGATCTTCGGCCATCAGATGCGCTTCAATCTGTCGGCCGGGTTCCCGATGCTGACCACCAAGCGGCTGCCGCTGAAGGCGATCGTGCACGAACTGCTCTGGTTCCTCGCCGGCGACACCAACATCAAATATCTCAACGACAATGGCGTCACGATCTGGGACGAATGGGCCGACGCCAATGGCGATCTCGGCCCGGTCTACGGTTCGCAATGGCGCTCCTGGCCCGCGCCGGACGGACGCAGCATCGACCAGATCGCAGGCCTGATCGAGATGATCAGGAAGAACCCGGATTCGCGGCGGCTGATCGTCAGCGCCTGGAATCCGGCCGAGGTCGACAAGATGGCGCTGCCGCCGTGCCATTGCCTGTTCCAGTTCTATGTCGCGAACGGGAAATTGTCGTGCCAGCTCTACCAGCGCTCCGGCGACGTCTTCCTCGGCGTGCCCTTCAACATCGCCTCCTACGCGCTGCTCACCATGATGGTCGCGCAGGTCACCGGGCTGAAGCCCGGCGACTTCGTGCACTCGCTCGGCGACGCGCATCTCTATTCCAACCACCTCGATCAGGCGCGCCTACAATTGACGCGGCCGACGCGGCCACTGCCGACGATGGCGATCAATCCCGAGGTGAAGGACATCTTCGCGTTCCGCTACGAGGATTTCAAACTCGAAGGCTACGACCCGCACCCGCACATCAAGGCAGCAGTCGCGGTGTGA
- a CDS encoding chromate transporter has translation MPPESPPVAAPAPDLSTPSPPMQPGLFELFIAFAKMSLAGFGGVLVWARRAIVEQHRWMTAEEFNETFALCHFLPGPNIVNLSVVFGSRFRGIAGGCAAFAGLVGPPMLIATALAALYAHYGEIPALRRALAGVACAAVGLLIAVVFKMMMPLIKRRDVTGLVILVLVFTAIGLIRWPLQIVLLVAIPLSLAVTVATRRKVKA, from the coding sequence ATGCCCCCGGAATCCCCGCCGGTCGCCGCTCCGGCGCCGGATCTCTCCACGCCATCGCCACCCATGCAGCCCGGCCTGTTCGAGCTGTTCATCGCCTTTGCCAAGATGTCGCTGGCGGGCTTTGGCGGGGTTTTGGTCTGGGCCCGGCGGGCCATCGTCGAACAGCACCGCTGGATGACGGCGGAGGAGTTCAACGAGACCTTTGCGCTGTGCCATTTCCTGCCAGGTCCGAACATCGTCAATCTGTCGGTTGTGTTCGGGTCACGTTTTCGTGGCATCGCCGGCGGGTGTGCCGCGTTCGCCGGCCTGGTCGGTCCGCCGATGCTGATCGCGACCGCGCTTGCCGCGCTCTACGCGCATTACGGCGAGATCCCCGCGTTGCGCCGCGCGCTCGCCGGCGTGGCCTGCGCGGCGGTCGGGCTCCTGATCGCGGTCGTCTTCAAGATGATGATGCCGCTGATCAAGCGGCGCGACGTCACGGGCCTCGTCATCCTGGTCCTGGTGTTCACCGCGATCGGCTTGATCCGCTGGCCGCTCCAGATCGTGCTGCTGGTCGCGATCCCGCTCAGCCTCGCGGTCACCGTTGCCACACGGCGGAAGGTGAAGGCATGA
- a CDS encoding SspB family protein — MATDHIRYDVLARDALRGVLRRVLTDAAEHGLPGEHHFYITFLSTAEGVKLSPRLLAQYPEEMTIILQHQFWDLVVTEERFEVGLSFGGIPERLTVPFAAVTRFLDPSAPFDLQFDASDAVAETPPVPLQATPPTPLPAPSPQTAAETKAAEDENAKPSEGAEVVRLDRFRKK, encoded by the coding sequence ATGGCGACCGATCACATCCGATATGACGTGCTGGCGCGGGACGCGCTGCGCGGGGTGCTGCGGCGGGTCCTGACGGATGCCGCCGAACATGGCCTGCCGGGCGAGCATCATTTCTACATCACCTTCCTGTCGACCGCCGAAGGCGTGAAGCTGTCGCCGCGGCTGCTCGCGCAATATCCCGAAGAGATGACCATCATCCTGCAGCACCAGTTCTGGGACCTGGTGGTGACGGAGGAGCGGTTCGAGGTCGGGCTGTCGTTCGGCGGCATCCCCGAGCGGCTGACCGTGCCGTTCGCCGCGGTGACCCGTTTCCTCGATCCGTCCGCGCCGTTCGACCTACAGTTCGACGCCTCGGATGCGGTGGCGGAGACCCCGCCCGTCCCGTTGCAGGCCACGCCGCCGACCCCGCTGCCCGCACCGTCGCCCCAGACCGCGGCGGAGACCAAGGCGGCCGAGGACGAGAACGCCAAGCCCAGCGAGGGCGCCGAGGTGGTGCGGCTGGACCGCTTCCGCAAGAAATAA
- a CDS encoding GNAT family N-acetyltransferase yields MSVTIRRARPDEAGLVFSLVRELADYEKLSHEVHASEADIAEALFGTNPRLFCDIAEWNGEPAGFAVWFVNFSTFAGRHGIYLEDLFVRPALRGKGIGKALLVHLAKECRAQGWSRLQWAVLDWNAPSIAFYKSLGAELMDEWTICRVSGPALAALAQGAR; encoded by the coding sequence ATGTCTGTTACGATCCGCCGCGCGCGGCCCGACGAGGCCGGACTGGTGTTCTCGCTGGTCCGCGAGCTCGCCGACTACGAGAAGCTCTCGCACGAGGTTCACGCCAGCGAGGCCGACATCGCCGAGGCGCTGTTCGGGACCAACCCGCGGCTGTTCTGCGATATCGCGGAGTGGAATGGCGAGCCGGCCGGCTTCGCGGTGTGGTTCGTCAATTTCTCCACCTTCGCCGGCCGCCACGGCATCTATCTGGAAGACCTGTTCGTGCGTCCGGCGCTGCGCGGCAAGGGCATCGGCAAGGCGCTGCTGGTGCATCTGGCGAAGGAATGCCGCGCGCAGGGCTGGTCGCGCCTGCAATGGGCGGTGCTCGACTGGAACGCGCCGTCGATCGCATTCTACAAATCGCTGGGTGCCGAGCTGATGGACGAATGGACGATCTGCCGCGTCTCCGGTCCGGCGCTTGCGGCGCTGGCGCAGGGAGCACGCTGA
- a CDS encoding tripartite tricarboxylate transporter substrate-binding protein gives MMSIRSLAGACLAALCAAATPASAQNYPTRGITMIVPFAAGGPTDVISRIVTANMAQTLGQSIVIENVVGAGGTTATTRAARASNDGYTLVTGHMGTHAASVPLYPKLAYHPEKDFEPVALLAGTPILILARKDFPPKDLREFVAYVKANAEKVNAAHAGIGSVSHASCELLNAILEVKPVGVPFNGTGPAMNALVAGQVDYMCDQIVNAVPQINAGTIKAYAVATAERNPSLSEVPTTAEAGLPAFQAQAWNAIFAPKGTSPAIVAALNAAAIKALDDETVRKRLLELGSVIPTPAQRTPEALATLVKSEIAKWTPVLKPAS, from the coding sequence ATGATGTCCATTCGCTCGCTTGCGGGCGCGTGCCTTGCTGCGCTGTGCGCCGCCGCCACGCCGGCGTCCGCGCAAAACTATCCGACGCGCGGCATCACGATGATCGTGCCGTTCGCGGCCGGCGGTCCGACCGACGTCATCTCGCGCATCGTCACCGCCAACATGGCGCAGACGCTGGGCCAGAGCATCGTCATCGAGAACGTGGTCGGCGCCGGCGGCACCACCGCGACGACGCGGGCCGCGCGCGCCAGCAATGACGGCTATACCCTGGTCACCGGCCACATGGGCACGCACGCGGCCTCCGTGCCGCTCTATCCAAAACTCGCCTACCATCCGGAGAAGGATTTCGAGCCGGTCGCGCTGCTCGCGGGCACGCCGATCCTGATCCTGGCGCGCAAGGATTTCCCGCCGAAGGATCTCAGGGAATTCGTCGCCTATGTGAAGGCCAACGCCGAGAAGGTGAATGCCGCGCATGCCGGCATCGGCTCGGTGTCGCACGCCTCCTGCGAGCTGCTCAACGCGATCCTCGAGGTCAAGCCGGTCGGCGTACCCTTCAACGGCACGGGACCCGCGATGAATGCGCTGGTCGCCGGCCAGGTCGATTACATGTGCGACCAGATCGTCAACGCGGTGCCGCAGATCAATGCCGGCACCATCAAGGCCTATGCGGTCGCCACCGCCGAGCGCAATCCGTCATTGTCTGAAGTGCCGACCACGGCGGAGGCCGGCCTGCCGGCGTTCCAGGCCCAGGCCTGGAACGCGATCTTCGCGCCGAAGGGCACATCGCCCGCCATCGTCGCCGCATTGAACGCGGCGGCCATCAAGGCGCTCGACGACGAGACGGTCCGCAAGCGCCTGCTCGAACTCGGCAGCGTCATCCCGACGCCGGCCCAGCGCACGCCGGAGGCGCTCGCAACCCTCGTCAAAAGCGAGATCGCGAAGTGGACACCGGTGCTCAAGCCGGCAAGTTAA
- a CDS encoding tripartite tricarboxylate transporter permease produces MELFANLAHGFAVAFSPINLLMCLIGALVGTLVGVLPGIGTIATVAMLLPITFGLPPVGALIMLAGIYYGAQYGGSTTSILVNIPGEATSVVTALDGHQMARQGRAGPALAIAAIGSFFAGCVATVLIAVLGAPLTKLALAFGPAEYFSLMVLGLIFAVVLAKGSVLKAIAMIVFGLLLSMVGSDIETGASRMAFNIPELADGLGFATVAMGVFGFAEIIRNLDAGAEMSRDLVQQKITGLMPTRKDLVDSTPAIIRGTILGSILGILPGGGAVIASFAAYTLEKKIAKDPSRFGRGAIEGVASPESANNAAAQTSFIPLLTLGIPPNAVMALMVGAMTIHGIVPGPQVMQKQPDLVWGMIASMWIGNLMLIIINLPLVGIWVRLLRVPYRLMFPSIVIFCAIGIYSVNNAPVDVVLAGAFGLVGYWLIKHDFEPAPLLLGMVLGPLMEENLRRALLISRGDWSVFVSRPLSAVLLAIAAALLVLAVLPTLRAKRDEVFVESEG; encoded by the coding sequence ATGGAACTGTTTGCCAATCTCGCCCATGGTTTCGCTGTCGCGTTCTCGCCGATCAACCTGTTGATGTGCCTGATCGGTGCGCTGGTCGGCACATTGGTCGGCGTGCTGCCGGGCATCGGCACCATCGCAACCGTTGCGATGCTGCTGCCGATCACCTTCGGCCTGCCGCCGGTCGGCGCCCTGATCATGCTCGCCGGCATCTACTACGGCGCCCAATATGGTGGCTCGACCACCTCGATCCTGGTCAATATTCCCGGCGAGGCGACCTCGGTCGTCACCGCGCTCGACGGCCACCAGATGGCCCGGCAGGGCCGCGCCGGTCCGGCGCTCGCGATCGCCGCGATCGGCTCGTTCTTCGCCGGCTGCGTCGCCACCGTCCTGATCGCCGTGCTCGGCGCGCCGCTGACAAAGCTCGCGCTGGCATTCGGTCCGGCTGAATATTTCTCGCTGATGGTGCTCGGCCTGATCTTCGCGGTGGTGCTCGCCAAGGGCAGCGTGTTGAAGGCGATCGCGATGATCGTGTTCGGCCTGCTGCTGTCGATGGTCGGCTCCGACATCGAGACCGGTGCCTCCCGCATGGCCTTCAACATCCCCGAACTTGCCGACGGACTCGGTTTTGCGACGGTCGCGATGGGCGTGTTCGGCTTTGCCGAGATCATCCGCAACCTCGATGCCGGCGCCGAGATGAGCCGCGACCTCGTGCAGCAGAAGATCACCGGCCTGATGCCGACCAGGAAGGATCTGGTGGATTCCACGCCCGCGATCATTCGCGGCACGATCCTCGGATCGATCCTCGGCATCCTGCCGGGCGGTGGCGCCGTGATCGCCTCGTTTGCGGCCTACACGCTGGAGAAGAAGATCGCAAAGGATCCATCGCGGTTCGGCCGCGGTGCGATCGAAGGCGTGGCGTCACCGGAAAGCGCCAACAACGCCGCGGCGCAGACCTCGTTCATCCCGCTGCTCACGCTCGGCATCCCGCCGAATGCGGTGATGGCGCTGATGGTCGGCGCGATGACCATCCATGGCATCGTGCCGGGCCCGCAGGTGATGCAGAAGCAGCCCGACCTGGTATGGGGCATGATCGCCTCGATGTGGATCGGCAATTTGATGCTGATCATCATCAACCTGCCGCTGGTCGGCATCTGGGTGCGGCTGCTGCGCGTGCCCTATCGGCTGATGTTCCCTTCGATCGTGATCTTCTGCGCGATCGGCATCTATTCGGTGAACAACGCGCCGGTCGATGTCGTCCTGGCCGGTGCGTTCGGCCTGGTCGGCTATTGGCTGATCAAGCATGATTTCGAGCCGGCGCCGCTGCTGCTCGGCATGGTGCTGGGCCCGCTGATGGAGGAGAACCTGCGTCGCGCGCTGCTGATCTCGCGCGGCGACTGGAGCGTGTTCGTCAGCCGTCCGCTGTCGGCGGTGCTGCTGGCGATCGCGGCTGCGCTCTTGGTGCTCGCGGTGTTGCCGACGCTGCGTGCCAAGCGTGACGAGGTGTTCGTCGAATCGGAAGGCTAG
- a CDS encoding ribbon-helix-helix domain-containing protein, protein MKSPVVKRSIVVAGHKTSVSLEEAFWNGMKEISGLRNMTLSELVGEIDNNRQQGNLSSAIRLFVLDYFRSRATPAVPTDVRPQQIDTRQQA, encoded by the coding sequence ATGAAGTCTCCCGTGGTGAAACGTTCGATCGTCGTTGCCGGGCACAAGACCAGCGTCAGCCTCGAAGAGGCGTTCTGGAACGGCATGAAGGAGATCTCCGGCCTGCGCAACATGACGCTGTCGGAGCTGGTCGGCGAGATCGACAACAACCGCCAGCAGGGCAATCTGTCCTCCGCGATCCGCCTCTTCGTGCTGGACTATTTCCGCTCGCGCGCCACGCCGGCGGTGCCGACGGATGTCAGGCCGCAGCAGATCGATACGCGCCAGCAGGCCTGA
- the fumC gene encoding class II fumarate hydratase, whose protein sequence is MAQPTTRKESDSFGPIDVPADRYWGAQTERSRQNFKIGHDRMPIAIIHALAIVKLAAAETNRELGQLDERRASAITSAAKEVIDGKLDDHFPLVVYQTGSGTQTNMNVNEVIANRANQMLGGELGAKQPIHPNDQVNMSQSSNDSFPTAMHIAAASRIIADLIPALTELHQELRKKEEAFARIVKIGRTHTQDATPLTLGQEFSGYAAQVESGIARLHTAVKELFPLAQGGTAVGTGLNSKPEFATAFARHVAEITRLPFTSAANKFEALASNDAYVLVHGAINSVATGLFKIANDIRFLGSGPRSGLGELILPENEPGSSIMPGKVNPTQCEAMTMVCCQVFGNQTTITVAGSQGHFELNVYKPVMAYCMINSIQLMSDVVRSFTEHCVIGIRADEKRIGELMQRSLMLVTALAPKIGYDNAAKVAKSAHAHGTTLKEEALRLGFVTADEFDRLVQPDKMTHPG, encoded by the coding sequence ATGGCTCAACCGACGACCCGCAAGGAATCCGACAGCTTCGGCCCGATCGACGTGCCCGCCGACCGCTACTGGGGCGCGCAGACCGAACGCTCGCGGCAGAATTTCAAAATTGGTCACGACCGGATGCCGATCGCGATCATCCATGCGCTCGCCATCGTCAAGCTCGCCGCCGCGGAGACCAACCGCGAGCTCGGCCAGCTCGATGAACGTCGCGCCTCAGCCATCACCAGCGCCGCGAAGGAAGTGATCGACGGCAAGCTCGACGATCATTTTCCGCTGGTGGTCTATCAGACCGGCTCCGGCACCCAGACCAACATGAACGTCAACGAGGTGATCGCCAACCGCGCCAACCAGATGCTCGGCGGCGAGCTCGGCGCCAAGCAGCCGATTCACCCGAACGACCAGGTCAACATGAGCCAGTCGTCGAACGACTCGTTTCCCACCGCGATGCATATCGCGGCGGCGAGCCGGATCATCGCCGACCTGATCCCGGCGCTCACCGAGCTGCATCAAGAGCTGCGCAAGAAGGAGGAGGCGTTCGCCAGGATCGTGAAGATCGGACGCACGCATACACAGGACGCGACGCCGCTGACGCTCGGCCAGGAATTCTCCGGCTACGCCGCGCAGGTCGAGAGCGGCATCGCCCGGCTGCACACGGCGGTGAAGGAGCTGTTTCCGCTGGCGCAAGGTGGCACCGCGGTCGGCACCGGCCTCAACTCGAAGCCGGAATTCGCCACGGCCTTCGCCAGGCACGTCGCCGAGATCACCAGGCTGCCGTTCACCAGCGCCGCGAACAAGTTCGAGGCGCTGGCCTCGAACGACGCCTATGTGCTGGTGCACGGCGCGATCAATTCGGTGGCGACCGGGCTGTTCAAGATCGCCAACGACATCCGCTTCCTCGGCTCGGGCCCGCGCTCGGGCCTCGGCGAACTGATCCTGCCCGAGAACGAGCCGGGCTCGTCGATCATGCCGGGCAAAGTCAACCCGACCCAGTGCGAGGCGATGACCATGGTCTGCTGCCAGGTGTTCGGCAATCAGACCACGATCACGGTCGCCGGCAGCCAGGGCCATTTCGAGCTCAACGTGTACAAGCCCGTCATGGCATACTGTATGATAAATTCTATCCAGCTGATGTCCGACGTTGTCCGCTCATTTACCGAGCATTGCGTTATCGGCATACGCGCCGACGAAAAGCGCATCGGCGAGTTGATGCAGCGCTCGCTGATGCTGGTGACGGCGCTCGCGCCGAAGATCGGCTACGACAACGCGGCCAAGGTCGCCAAATCGGCGCATGCGCATGGAACGACGTTGAAGGAAGAGGCGCTGCGGCTCGGATTTGTCACCGCGGATGAATTCGATCGTCTGGTGCAGCCGGACAAAATGACACACCCGGGCTGA
- a CDS encoding DUF4169 family protein, with protein MGDVVNLKRYKKRDEREQQAKQAEANRALFGRTKSERARDEFLAEQNTRLLDQHHIEGDAS; from the coding sequence ATGGGCGACGTGGTCAACTTGAAGCGATACAAGAAGCGCGACGAGCGCGAGCAACAAGCGAAACAGGCTGAAGCCAACCGTGCGCTATTCGGTCGCACCAAATCCGAACGCGCGCGCGATGAATTCCTTGCCGAGCAGAATACGCGTCTGCTCGACCAGCATCACATCGAGGGAGACGCATCATGA
- a CDS encoding VOC family protein translates to MKVKRIVADIAATDVAAAKAFYGDILGLEPLMDFGWVAIYGSSEMMQAQITFASEGGSGAPAPDLSIEVDDLDEALRRVDAAGIAIAYGPANEPWGVRRFFVRDPFGKLVNILQHQP, encoded by the coding sequence ATGAAGGTCAAACGCATCGTCGCCGACATCGCAGCCACCGACGTGGCGGCGGCGAAGGCATTTTATGGCGATATCCTCGGCCTTGAGCCGCTGATGGATTTCGGTTGGGTTGCGATCTACGGCTCATCCGAAATGATGCAGGCTCAGATCACCTTCGCGTCCGAAGGCGGCTCTGGCGCACCGGCGCCGGATCTCTCGATCGAGGTCGACGATCTCGACGAGGCGCTTCGCCGCGTCGACGCAGCCGGCATTGCCATCGCATACGGACCTGCGAACGAGCCGTGGGGCGTGCGCCGCTTCTTCGTCCGCGATCCCTTCGGCAAGCTGGTCAACATTCTGCAGCACCAGCCGTAG
- a CDS encoding tripartite tricarboxylate transporter TctB family protein, whose amino-acid sequence MSDTPSQAPVRSILPKWVRGPQDFVGGIALIGIALFALWASSDLQGMHGFSFGAGTAPRMFAVLLLLLGAAVAVMGVLNDGPHIAAYSWRGPLFVSAAIVFFAFAIRPLGLVVSAFASFLIAALGSEETKWLEAIIVGACLTLGCALLFPYVLGLPMPMFPRFLIQ is encoded by the coding sequence ATGAGTGACACGCCGAGCCAGGCGCCGGTCAGATCCATCCTGCCGAAATGGGTCCGCGGTCCGCAGGATTTTGTCGGCGGCATCGCCCTGATCGGGATCGCGCTGTTTGCATTATGGGCGTCCAGCGACCTTCAGGGCATGCACGGATTTTCGTTCGGCGCAGGCACCGCGCCGCGGATGTTCGCCGTGCTGCTGTTGCTGCTCGGCGCCGCTGTCGCCGTGATGGGGGTCTTGAACGACGGTCCGCACATCGCGGCCTATTCCTGGCGCGGGCCGCTGTTCGTGTCGGCGGCGATCGTCTTCTTCGCGTTCGCGATCCGTCCGCTCGGGCTCGTCGTCTCCGCCTTCGCGAGCTTCCTGATCGCAGCCCTTGGCTCGGAAGAGACGAAATGGCTCGAGGCCATCATCGTCGGCGCCTGCCTGACCCTCGGCTGCGCGTTGCTGTTTCCTTACGTGCTGGGACTGCCGATGCCGATGTTCCCGCGCTTCCTGATCCAGTGA
- a CDS encoding chromate transporter, whose translation MSQNSNPVAELVWTFGLMSLFAVGGANSAIPEMHRAAVEVHHWMSDKQFADVFAISQLSPGPNVLIVTLIGYSVAGIAGAFAATIAMCGPTALLAYYVSRFLERSRDAQWPALVQAALVPLSIGLMAASGLILARTSDQSWIAALITIVAAALAFATRINPFWLLLGGGILGFAGVV comes from the coding sequence ATGAGCCAGAATTCCAACCCGGTTGCCGAGCTGGTCTGGACCTTCGGCCTGATGTCGCTGTTCGCGGTCGGCGGTGCCAATTCGGCGATCCCGGAAATGCATCGCGCCGCGGTCGAGGTGCATCACTGGATGAGCGACAAGCAGTTCGCCGACGTGTTTGCGATCTCGCAGCTGTCGCCGGGACCGAACGTGCTGATCGTCACGCTGATCGGCTATTCCGTCGCAGGGATCGCCGGCGCATTTGCGGCGACGATTGCGATGTGCGGCCCGACCGCGCTGCTTGCCTATTATGTGAGCCGCTTCCTCGAACGTTCGCGCGATGCGCAGTGGCCCGCGCTCGTTCAGGCGGCGCTGGTTCCGCTGTCGATCGGCCTGATGGCCGCGAGCGGCCTGATCCTGGCGCGGACGTCAGACCAAAGTTGGATCGCGGCCCTGATCACGATTGTCGCAGCCGCGCTCGCCTTCGCGACGCGGATCAATCCGTTCTGGCTGTTGCTCGGCGGCGGCATCTTGGGTTTTGCTGGCGTTGTCTGA